A window of Rhodococcus sp. SGAir0479 contains these coding sequences:
- a CDS encoding class I SAM-dependent methyltransferase, which yields MTADAPQPPNPSDFDALYRGDFEALSRNPQPTGAAPLPGIHLDRVPWDIGEEQPVVHTLEADGQIADEVLDIGCGPGENAIFLASRGYRVCGLDAAPTAIDIARDRARERGVAKDVEFAVADATDLGDYADRFTTVVDSALYHCFSEDQRHRYVAALHGACRPGALLHLVCFSDRVPDAFPGPYRIGEDNLRETLTGAGWAIRRLERSTYTTAMTRTDMEKQDDGPLTAAVAGLDTDARNRILAPAWLLTAERR from the coding sequence ATGACCGCAGATGCCCCGCAACCACCGAATCCCAGCGACTTCGACGCGCTCTATCGCGGCGACTTCGAGGCCCTGAGCCGCAATCCGCAACCGACCGGGGCCGCGCCGCTGCCGGGTATCCACCTCGATCGAGTGCCGTGGGACATCGGTGAGGAGCAGCCGGTGGTGCACACGCTCGAGGCGGACGGCCAGATCGCCGACGAAGTGCTCGACATCGGTTGCGGGCCCGGCGAGAACGCCATCTTCCTCGCGTCCCGCGGATACCGGGTGTGCGGGCTCGACGCGGCGCCCACCGCGATCGACATCGCCCGCGACCGCGCCCGCGAGCGTGGCGTCGCCAAGGACGTGGAGTTCGCGGTGGCCGATGCCACCGATCTGGGCGATTACGCCGACCGGTTCACGACCGTCGTCGACAGCGCGCTCTACCACTGCTTCTCGGAGGACCAGCGTCACCGGTACGTCGCGGCGCTGCACGGCGCCTGCCGTCCGGGCGCGCTGCTGCACCTGGTGTGCTTCTCGGACCGGGTGCCGGACGCCTTCCCGGGCCCGTACCGGATCGGCGAGGACAACCTGCGCGAGACGCTGACGGGAGCGGGGTGGGCGATCCGCCGCCTCGAGCGGTCGACCTACACCACCGCGATGACGCGGACCGACATGGAGAAACAGGACGACGGGCCCCTGACGGCGGCGGTGGCCGGCCTCGACACCGACGCCCGAAACCGGATCCTCGCCCCGGCATGGCTGCTCACGGCCGAACGTCGTTGA
- a CDS encoding mycobacterial-type methylenetetrahydrofolate reductase, giving the protein MAAHGRTSLNAMHTVALELVPPEADRGARGAVDTAAAAAERCRGHGLTDRVGHVLIPGIIPEDPSRPVAFTPRTDVLDFWETVRGSLPGVAGLCAQVTVFDDVRHLTERVHRLRDAGMDGIAFVGAPRGASAADTPGPTPGDAVARFRGVVPHRGVVLIPTRRGEVDRFAAKCERGATFALTQLLYSDRIVGFLRAFAARTERRPDILLSFGFVPGIEARAGLIDWLVHDDGNAAVAQEQAFVARLADAPPHRRRAHLVDLYRRVVDGAGELGFPLSVNLESPYGLSDGACETFTAMLDYWCPRASAVGQSNPSRTAAPTGELS; this is encoded by the coding sequence ATGGCTGCTCACGGCCGAACGTCGTTGAACGCCATGCACACCGTGGCACTGGAACTGGTGCCACCCGAAGCGGACCGCGGCGCGCGCGGAGCCGTCGACACGGCCGCGGCGGCCGCCGAACGCTGTCGTGGGCACGGCCTCACCGACCGGGTGGGTCACGTCCTGATCCCCGGCATCATCCCGGAGGACCCCTCCCGGCCGGTCGCCTTCACCCCGCGCACCGACGTGCTCGACTTCTGGGAAACCGTGCGGGGGTCGCTGCCGGGGGTGGCGGGCCTGTGCGCGCAGGTCACCGTCTTCGACGACGTCCGGCACCTGACCGAACGGGTGCACCGGTTGCGCGACGCCGGGATGGACGGCATCGCGTTCGTCGGCGCACCGCGCGGCGCCTCGGCCGCCGACACCCCCGGCCCCACCCCCGGAGACGCCGTGGCGCGGTTCCGCGGCGTGGTCCCGCACCGGGGCGTCGTGCTGATCCCCACCCGCCGCGGCGAGGTGGACCGGTTCGCCGCGAAGTGTGAGCGCGGCGCGACGTTCGCGCTCACCCAGTTGCTGTACTCCGACCGGATCGTGGGCTTCCTGCGCGCGTTCGCGGCCCGCACCGAGCGGCGCCCGGACATTCTGCTGTCGTTCGGTTTCGTCCCGGGGATCGAGGCGCGCGCCGGGCTGATCGACTGGCTGGTGCACGACGACGGCAACGCCGCGGTGGCGCAGGAGCAGGCGTTCGTCGCCCGCCTCGCCGACGCCCCGCCCCACCGGCGCCGCGCCCATCTCGTGGATCTGTACCGTCGGGTCGTCGACGGCGCCGGTGAGCTGGGTTTTCCGTTGAGCGTGAATCTGGAATCGCCGTACGGGCTGTCCGACGGCGCCTGCGAGACATTCACCGCGATGCTCGACTACTGGTGCCCCCGGGCCTCGGCCGTGGGACAGTCGAACCCGTCCCGCACCGCCGCGCCCACCGGGGAGCTGTCATGA
- a CDS encoding PaaI family thioesterase, with translation MTDTAVPLDVEAARVHLASQPFSVLLGARLVSFGDGAAVLEVDARPDLLQQNGFLHGGVLAYAADNCLTYAAGTVLGPAVLTGGMSVEYVRPARGRTLRATARVTYSGRRRAVCACELEMIDDDGSARVCAVGQGTVYPLTTS, from the coding sequence ATGACCGACACCGCCGTCCCGCTCGACGTCGAGGCCGCCCGCGTTCATCTCGCGTCACAGCCCTTCAGTGTGCTGTTGGGCGCGCGTCTGGTCTCGTTCGGTGACGGCGCCGCCGTCCTCGAGGTCGACGCCCGGCCGGACCTGCTGCAGCAGAACGGCTTCCTGCACGGCGGTGTGCTGGCCTATGCCGCCGACAACTGCCTCACCTACGCGGCCGGCACGGTGCTCGGCCCCGCCGTCCTCACCGGCGGGATGTCCGTCGAGTACGTGCGGCCGGCCCGCGGACGCACGCTGCGCGCCACCGCTCGGGTCACGTACTCCGGGCGCCGGCGGGCGGTGTGCGCGTGCGAACTGGAGATGATCGACGACGACGGCAGCGCCCGCGTGTGCGCGGTCGGGCAGGGCACGGTCTACCCGCTCACGACGTCCTGA
- the hisC gene encoding histidinol-phosphate transaminase, with protein MTPVTRADLASIPTYVPGRSYPGAIKLASNETTQGPLPGVAQAIADAAALANRYPDNTAAALVRALSEALDVPAENIATGCGSVALCQELVQATCNEGDEVVYAWRSFEAYPVVTKVAGAEAVPVPLTPEHGHDLDAMLAAVTDRTRLIFVCNPNNPTGTALSREELERFLDAVPAHVVVALDEAYFEYNRSGVDGVEFARTRRNVVVLRTFSKAYGLAGVRVGYAIADPAIVTALAKVHITFSVNAVGQAAAIACLDARDELLRRTHDVVAERDRVRDALRAAGYEVPETQANFVWLPLGERSAAYGEASAEAGVLIRPYGTDGVRITIGDPHENDAYLAFATSPAALELAGVPAPSPSA; from the coding sequence GTGACCCCCGTGACCCGCGCCGACCTCGCTTCCATCCCCACCTACGTGCCGGGCCGCAGTTATCCCGGGGCGATCAAGCTCGCCAGCAACGAGACGACGCAGGGTCCGTTGCCCGGCGTCGCCCAGGCCATCGCGGACGCGGCGGCGCTGGCGAACCGCTACCCCGACAACACCGCGGCCGCGCTGGTCCGCGCGCTGTCGGAGGCGTTGGACGTGCCGGCCGAGAACATTGCCACCGGGTGCGGCTCGGTGGCACTGTGCCAGGAACTGGTGCAGGCGACGTGCAACGAGGGCGACGAGGTCGTCTACGCGTGGCGCTCCTTCGAGGCGTACCCGGTGGTGACCAAGGTGGCGGGCGCCGAGGCGGTGCCGGTGCCGCTCACCCCCGAGCACGGCCACGACCTGGACGCGATGCTGGCGGCGGTCACCGACCGCACCCGGCTGATCTTCGTGTGCAACCCCAACAACCCCACCGGCACCGCTCTGAGCCGGGAAGAGCTCGAGCGCTTCCTCGACGCCGTCCCGGCGCACGTGGTGGTCGCGCTCGACGAGGCGTACTTCGAGTACAACCGCTCCGGGGTCGACGGTGTCGAGTTCGCCCGCACCCGCCGCAACGTGGTGGTGCTGCGCACCTTCTCCAAGGCGTACGGACTCGCGGGCGTCCGGGTCGGCTACGCGATCGCCGACCCGGCGATCGTCACCGCGTTGGCGAAGGTGCACATCACCTTCAGCGTCAACGCCGTCGGCCAGGCCGCCGCGATCGCGTGCCTGGACGCCCGGGACGAGCTGCTGCGCCGCACCCACGACGTGGTCGCCGAGCGCGACCGGGTCCGCGACGCCCTCCGCGCCGCCGGTTACGAGGTCCCGGAGACGCAGGCCAACTTCGTGTGGCTGCCGCTGGGCGAGCGGTCCGCCGCCTACGGCGAGGCCAGCGCGGAGGCCGGCGTGCTGATCCGCCCGTACGGCACCGACGGTGTGCGGATCACGATCGGCGACCCGCACGAGAATGACGCGTACCTCGCGTTCGCGACCTCCCCGGCGGCGCTCGAGCTCGCGGGCGTGCCGGCCCCGTCGCCCTCCGCGTAA
- a CDS encoding aldehyde dehydrogenase family protein: MTATELESTATFAGQPVQSQFIAGEWREGRSERVLTDTNPFDDTVVATIRQASKEDLDDAYRAAEAAQAQWAATAPAERAAVLRRAAQILEDRREEIVRWLVAESGSTVIKANAEISLAAGITQEAASFPTRVHGRIFDSNTPNREMRVYKRPVGVVGVISPWNFPLHLSQRSVAPALALGNAVVIKPASDTPVCGGLLIARIFEEAGLPAGVLSVVVGAGSEIGDDFVAHPVPRLISFTGSTPVGQKVGTVATGGRYLKKVALELGGNAPLVVLDDADLDTAVSEAVTGAFLHSGQICMSVNRIIVQAPVYDEFVSRFADAVRAVPFGDPAREDTLVGPVVNDSQLSGLQDKIAGARQAGARVLVGDEISGRVVPPHVFADVTADMEIAREEIFGPMVAVLRADDEAHALALANDHEFGLSSAVFTQDLDRGLQFAQQIKAGMTFINERTVQDEAHVAFGGERNSGLGRFNGEWAIEEFTTDHTIGVTRLV, translated from the coding sequence ATGACAGCGACCGAGCTCGAGTCCACCGCCACGTTCGCCGGGCAACCGGTGCAGTCCCAGTTCATCGCCGGCGAGTGGCGGGAGGGCCGTTCCGAGCGGGTGTTGACCGACACGAATCCGTTCGACGACACCGTCGTGGCCACCATCCGGCAGGCCTCGAAGGAGGACCTGGACGACGCGTACCGGGCCGCCGAGGCCGCCCAGGCGCAGTGGGCCGCCACCGCCCCGGCGGAGCGGGCCGCGGTCCTGCGCCGGGCCGCGCAGATCCTCGAGGACCGGCGGGAGGAGATCGTCCGCTGGCTCGTGGCGGAGTCGGGCTCCACCGTGATCAAGGCCAACGCCGAGATCTCCCTCGCGGCGGGGATCACCCAGGAGGCGGCGTCGTTCCCGACGCGCGTCCACGGCAGGATCTTCGATTCCAACACCCCGAACCGGGAGATGCGGGTCTACAAGAGGCCGGTCGGCGTCGTCGGCGTCATCAGCCCCTGGAACTTCCCGCTGCACCTGTCGCAGCGCTCGGTGGCCCCGGCCCTGGCGCTCGGTAACGCCGTGGTGATCAAGCCGGCGTCCGACACCCCGGTGTGCGGCGGTCTGCTGATCGCGCGGATCTTCGAAGAGGCCGGACTGCCGGCCGGTGTGCTGTCCGTCGTGGTGGGCGCCGGCTCGGAGATCGGTGACGACTTCGTCGCGCACCCGGTGCCGCGGCTGATCTCCTTCACCGGCTCCACCCCGGTGGGTCAGAAGGTCGGCACCGTCGCGACCGGCGGCCGGTACCTGAAGAAGGTGGCGCTCGAGCTCGGCGGCAACGCCCCACTCGTGGTGTTGGACGACGCCGACCTGGACACCGCGGTGAGCGAGGCCGTGACCGGCGCCTTCCTGCACTCCGGTCAGATCTGTATGTCGGTGAACCGCATCATCGTTCAGGCCCCGGTCTACGACGAGTTCGTCTCCCGGTTCGCCGATGCCGTGCGCGCCGTGCCCTTCGGCGATCCCGCCCGCGAGGACACGCTGGTCGGCCCGGTGGTCAACGATTCCCAGCTCTCCGGTCTCCAGGACAAGATCGCCGGTGCTCGGCAGGCCGGCGCCCGCGTCCTGGTCGGTGACGAGATCAGCGGCCGGGTGGTGCCCCCGCACGTGTTCGCCGACGTCACCGCCGACATGGAGATCGCCCGCGAGGAGATCTTCGGGCCCATGGTCGCCGTCCTGCGCGCCGACGACGAAGCCCACGCCCTGGCGCTGGCGAACGATCACGAGTTCGGCCTGTCCAGCGCGGTGTTCACACAGGACCTCGATCGCGGGCTGCAGTTCGCGCAGCAGATCAAGGCCGGCATGACCTTCATCAACGAGCGGACCGTGCAGGACGAGGCGCACGTGGCGTTCGGCGGCGAGCGCAACTCCGGACTGGGCCGGTTCAACGGCGAGTGGGCCATCGAGGAGTTCACTACCGATCACACCATCGGCGTCACCCGCCTGGTGTAA
- a CDS encoding acyl-CoA synthetase, giving the protein MQFNLADVFESVAAAVPDRTALTYEGEHFTYAQLDAEANKVAHFLDDVGIAPGDHVALFLKNSVEHVTSILGLIKVRAVPINVNYRYTPAELEYIFTNSDSAAVVVELPEHQRTLAALLDSCPLIRTVIVVGGDPIEELLAAAVQRSIQVVPFSVSQDFPSGGEFAPRSGDDVYVLYTGGTTGYPKGVMWRHDDFFRKPLSGGNPYGEDARQDLAEVAAAAKEFPDLAFLIAAPLMHGAALYSLFTFFTLGARVVLMRDFDPKRVVEAIETERLQVILIVGDGMGLPLVDEMERRKGEVDFSSLFSITSGGAIWSVSVRDRMLAVKPELLLRDNFGASESGNDGAFTVDEDGNLRMPPSPNMVLVDERLEEIPPGTGDIGYIARIGNVPLGYYKDEEKTARTFPTRADGTRISILGDMGRVEADGTIVFLGRGSQCINTGGEKVFAEEVEAALHAHPSVADALVVPRPDERMGQQVAAVIATYPGTPDLTLDEVQEHCRKTLAGYKIPRSIVLVDEVKRTPAGKADYRWAKEMASA; this is encoded by the coding sequence ATGCAGTTCAACCTCGCCGACGTGTTCGAATCGGTCGCTGCGGCCGTCCCGGACCGGACCGCGCTGACGTACGAGGGAGAGCACTTCACGTACGCGCAGCTGGACGCCGAAGCGAACAAGGTGGCGCACTTCCTCGACGATGTCGGCATCGCGCCGGGCGACCACGTCGCACTGTTCCTCAAGAACAGCGTCGAGCACGTCACCTCGATCCTCGGACTGATCAAGGTCCGTGCGGTGCCCATCAACGTCAACTACCGGTACACGCCGGCCGAGCTCGAGTACATCTTCACCAACTCGGATTCCGCGGCGGTGGTCGTGGAGCTGCCCGAGCACCAACGCACGCTCGCGGCGCTGCTCGACAGCTGCCCGTTGATCCGCACGGTGATCGTCGTCGGCGGGGACCCGATCGAGGAGCTGCTCGCGGCGGCGGTGCAGCGCTCGATCCAGGTGGTCCCGTTCTCGGTGTCGCAGGACTTCCCGTCCGGCGGCGAGTTCGCGCCCCGGTCCGGCGACGACGTGTACGTGCTCTACACCGGCGGCACCACCGGCTATCCCAAGGGCGTCATGTGGCGCCACGACGACTTCTTCCGCAAGCCGCTCTCGGGGGGCAACCCCTACGGGGAGGATGCGCGCCAGGACCTCGCGGAAGTCGCCGCGGCCGCAAAGGAATTCCCGGACCTGGCGTTCCTCATCGCCGCCCCGCTGATGCACGGCGCCGCGCTGTATTCGCTGTTCACCTTCTTCACGCTGGGTGCGCGGGTGGTGCTCATGCGCGACTTCGACCCGAAGAGGGTGGTCGAGGCGATCGAGACGGAGCGCCTGCAGGTGATCCTCATCGTCGGTGACGGAATGGGGCTGCCCCTGGTCGACGAGATGGAGCGCCGCAAGGGCGAGGTCGACTTCAGTTCGCTGTTCTCGATCACCTCGGGCGGCGCCATCTGGTCGGTGAGCGTGCGCGACCGCATGCTCGCGGTCAAGCCCGAACTGCTGCTGCGCGACAACTTCGGTGCCTCCGAGTCGGGCAACGACGGCGCGTTCACCGTCGACGAGGACGGCAACCTCCGGATGCCGCCGTCGCCCAACATGGTGCTGGTGGACGAGCGGCTCGAGGAGATCCCGCCGGGCACCGGCGACATCGGCTACATCGCCCGCATCGGCAACGTCCCCCTCGGCTACTACAAGGACGAGGAGAAGACCGCGCGCACCTTCCCGACCCGCGCCGACGGCACCCGCATCTCGATCCTCGGCGACATGGGCCGGGTGGAGGCGGACGGGACCATCGTGTTCCTGGGCCGCGGCTCGCAGTGCATCAATACCGGCGGCGAGAAGGTGTTCGCCGAGGAGGTCGAGGCCGCGCTGCACGCGCACCCGTCCGTCGCCGACGCGCTGGTCGTGCCCCGCCCCGACGAGCGGATGGGCCAGCAGGTGGCGGCGGTGATCGCCACCTATCCCGGGACGCCCGACCTCACCCTCGACGAGGTGCAGGAGCACTGCCGGAAGACCCTGGCCGGATACAAGATTCCCCGGTCGATCGTGTTGGTCGACGAGGTCAAACGCACCCCGGCCGGCAAGGCCGACTACCGCTGGGCCAAGGAGATGGCGTCTGCGTGA
- a CDS encoding D-isomer specific 2-hydroxyacid dehydrogenase family protein, with the protein MSSPEPSGRPRVAIGPTTDPLLCDAVARGEAEPAPLDAADALVWAGNDPAEFPAELPASIRWVQLPSAGVEEWFAAGVIQSHPQVLWTSAAGAFSATVAEHAFAMLLAGVRALPEHLAATTWRQRDFFDKVGTLRGARVAIIGAGGIGRALIPMLAAVGATVVAVNRSGRPVHGAAETVPADRVDDVFGRVDHVVVAAPATGATRHLVGRDQLAALHTRSWVVNVARGSLVDTDALVEALRDNRIGGAGLDVTDPEPLPDGHPLWSLPNAIVTPHDSNPPSVRKPAYAEHVADNVRRFVRGEDLVAEIDPEAGY; encoded by the coding sequence ATGTCTTCCCCCGAGCCGTCCGGACGTCCCCGCGTCGCGATCGGTCCCACCACCGACCCGCTGCTGTGTGACGCCGTCGCGCGGGGGGAAGCCGAGCCGGCGCCGCTCGACGCCGCCGACGCGCTGGTGTGGGCGGGCAACGATCCCGCGGAGTTCCCGGCCGAGCTGCCCGCCTCGATCCGATGGGTACAGCTGCCGTCGGCGGGCGTCGAGGAATGGTTCGCCGCGGGCGTCATCCAGAGCCACCCGCAGGTGCTGTGGACGTCGGCCGCCGGGGCGTTCTCCGCGACGGTCGCCGAGCACGCGTTCGCGATGCTGCTCGCCGGTGTCCGCGCGCTGCCCGAGCACCTCGCGGCCACGACATGGCGCCAGCGCGACTTCTTCGACAAGGTCGGCACGCTGCGCGGTGCCCGGGTCGCGATCATCGGGGCGGGCGGCATCGGCCGCGCCCTGATCCCGATGCTCGCCGCCGTCGGCGCCACGGTGGTGGCGGTGAACCGGTCCGGGCGGCCCGTGCACGGTGCCGCGGAGACCGTGCCGGCCGATCGGGTCGACGACGTCTTCGGCCGTGTCGACCACGTCGTCGTCGCGGCCCCGGCTACCGGCGCGACGCGACATCTGGTGGGCCGTGACCAGCTGGCGGCGCTGCACACGCGGTCCTGGGTCGTCAACGTCGCCCGCGGTTCCCTCGTCGACACCGACGCCCTGGTGGAGGCGTTGCGCGACAACCGCATCGGAGGAGCCGGGCTGGACGTCACCGATCCGGAGCCGCTGCCCGACGGGCACCCGCTGTGGTCGCTGCCGAACGCGATCGTCACGCCGCACGACTCCAACCCGCCGTCCGTCCGGAAGCCGGCGTACGCCGAGCACGTCGCCGACAACGTGCGCCGATTCGTCCGCGGGGAGGACCTCGTGGCGGAAATCGACCCGGAGGCCGGCTACTGA
- a CDS encoding nuclear transport factor 2 family protein, which yields MNVERSEWSDRQQIHDVVLRYCRGIDRLDFDLVRSAYHPDGVDHHTGFEGTLDEYIAWVEPKLRARRGGTMHIVGNHLVELLGDTAISETYGTSVHWGEPADDPRVNFTSGVRFIDHMEWRDGRWAIAERWATREWTRSDAGRLMPKEGVGPSGSRDGDDPLIRLQRKLHGTEARA from the coding sequence ATGAACGTAGAACGCAGCGAGTGGTCCGATCGCCAGCAGATCCACGACGTCGTCCTGCGGTACTGCCGCGGCATCGACCGGCTGGACTTCGACCTCGTCCGGTCGGCGTACCACCCGGACGGCGTCGACCATCACACCGGTTTCGAGGGCACCCTGGACGAGTACATCGCCTGGGTCGAGCCCAAGTTGCGTGCACGGCGCGGCGGCACGATGCACATCGTCGGCAACCATCTGGTCGAACTGCTGGGCGATACCGCGATCAGCGAGACGTACGGGACGTCGGTCCACTGGGGTGAGCCCGCCGACGACCCCCGGGTGAACTTCACCAGCGGCGTCCGGTTCATCGACCACATGGAGTGGCGGGACGGCCGGTGGGCGATCGCGGAGCGGTGGGCCACCCGCGAGTGGACCCGCTCGGACGCCGGCCGGCTGATGCCCAAGGAGGGTGTGGGACCGTCCGGCAGCAGGGACGGGGACGACCCACTGATCCGGTTGCAGCGGAAGCTGCACGGGACGGAGGCGCGGGCATGA
- a CDS encoding dienelactone hydrolase family protein: MPGILRDSVPLRSDDDVEPQARERVPLTAVEPERRARGGIVVLHESRQFTDALLELMRSLAAEGWLVVAPHLFHREPAHSDTEVFGQSLFDDFDATFDWLVDRGIYPDCVGVIGFDDAGTAAMLVATNRSVGAAVSVSPHGIVNRLAEATPTLVEAAPQLKAPWLALYGADDPRTPPEHVELLRDAVARADVATHIVSYDGLAHRADEPPVPEPAADDDDPLVVAILDAQRRIFDWFDANLR, from the coding sequence ATGCCGGGAATCCTCCGGGACAGTGTGCCTCTGCGCTCTGACGACGACGTCGAACCGCAGGCGCGCGAGCGGGTGCCGCTCACCGCTGTCGAGCCCGAACGTCGCGCTCGCGGGGGGATCGTCGTCCTGCACGAGTCCCGGCAGTTCACCGACGCGCTCCTCGAGTTGATGCGCAGCCTCGCCGCCGAGGGCTGGCTGGTGGTGGCCCCGCACCTGTTCCACCGCGAGCCCGCGCACAGCGACACCGAGGTATTCGGGCAGAGCCTCTTCGACGACTTCGACGCCACCTTCGACTGGCTCGTCGACCGCGGCATCTACCCGGACTGCGTCGGCGTGATCGGATTCGACGACGCCGGCACCGCCGCGATGCTCGTGGCCACCAACCGGAGCGTCGGCGCCGCCGTCAGTGTGTCGCCGCACGGCATCGTGAACCGGTTGGCGGAGGCCACGCCGACGCTGGTGGAGGCCGCACCGCAGCTCAAGGCGCCGTGGCTGGCGCTGTACGGCGCCGACGACCCCCGCACCCCGCCCGAGCACGTCGAGCTGCTGCGCGACGCGGTCGCCCGCGCGGACGTCGCCACCCACATCGTCAGCTACGACGGGCTCGCCCACCGCGCCGACGAGCCCCCCGTGCCGGAGCCCGCCGCGGACGACGACGATCCGCTCGTCGTCGCGATCCTCGACGCGCAGCGGCGGATCTTCGACTGGTTCGACGCGAACCTACGCTAG
- a CDS encoding bifunctional metallophosphatase/5'-nucleotidase, which yields MSERRGRGRASALAAAVVLGLSGGVHVADAKPANADTVPVRLLAINDLHGSLQPPKGARAQVSRPDGPSTDAGGAAYLAAYVRQLRGQSPNSLLYSVGDSWGSSPIESALFHDEPTVRLLNTMGVDAASIGTHELDEGVDELRRMQAGGCHPVDGCQFEATFGGTDFPLLAANMTATDGTPGTLPFAVNYVDGVPVGVIGVAPSNAPAKVAVDGVAGLRFDDELAAIDRTAATLSFLGVRAIVVLLHRGDERATGGPNSCDLTDSPALTVATRATPEVDAIFTADSHTQFNCTIDDPAGNPRPVMQAASHGRIVSVVDLSVDRATGEVNRERTQAFNQVVTHDIAPDPQVAEMVARASTQSDAVAQRPVGAVTADITREPGPGGESPLGNLIADAQLAAARERGAQLALTNPGGIRADLLFDADGTTTYGDAYQVQPFVNSLEVRTLSGAQLRAVLEQQFQPRADGSAAELILAPSASLTYRIDRSAPVGSRIADIRVAGAPVAPAGSYRVAVNKFLADGGDGFTALRGGTEPASAGTDLDALTGYLRAHSPVAPPTPGRIAISAPN from the coding sequence TTGTCCGAACGCCGCGGTCGCGGCCGGGCGTCCGCTCTGGCGGCGGCGGTGGTCCTCGGCCTGAGTGGGGGCGTCCACGTCGCCGACGCGAAGCCGGCGAACGCCGACACCGTGCCGGTGCGGCTGCTGGCGATCAACGACTTGCACGGCAGCCTGCAGCCGCCGAAGGGTGCCCGCGCCCAGGTCTCCCGCCCGGACGGGCCCTCCACCGATGCCGGCGGCGCGGCCTACCTGGCCGCGTACGTTCGACAGTTGCGCGGCCAGTCCCCCAACTCGTTGCTGTACTCCGTCGGCGACAGCTGGGGGTCGTCGCCGATCGAGTCGGCACTGTTTCACGACGAACCGACCGTGCGGCTGCTGAACACCATGGGCGTCGACGCCGCCTCCATCGGCACCCACGAGCTCGACGAGGGCGTGGACGAACTGCGCCGCATGCAGGCCGGTGGATGCCATCCGGTCGACGGCTGCCAGTTCGAGGCGACGTTCGGCGGCACCGATTTCCCGCTGCTCGCCGCGAACATGACGGCCACGGACGGCACGCCCGGCACCCTCCCGTTCGCGGTGAACTACGTCGACGGGGTGCCCGTCGGGGTCATCGGGGTGGCACCGTCCAACGCCCCCGCGAAGGTGGCGGTCGACGGCGTCGCGGGTCTGCGGTTCGACGACGAACTGGCCGCGATCGACCGGACCGCGGCCACGCTGAGCTTCCTGGGCGTGCGGGCGATCGTGGTGCTGCTGCACCGCGGCGACGAGCGGGCGACCGGTGGCCCCAACTCCTGCGACCTCACCGACAGCCCCGCGCTGACGGTCGCGACCCGCGCCACCCCCGAGGTGGACGCGATCTTCACCGCGGACAGCCACACCCAGTTCAACTGCACGATCGACGACCCGGCCGGCAATCCCCGCCCGGTGATGCAGGCCGCGTCCCACGGCCGGATCGTCTCGGTGGTGGACCTGAGCGTCGACCGCGCGACCGGCGAGGTGAACCGCGAGCGCACCCAGGCCTTCAACCAGGTGGTCACCCACGACATCGCACCCGACCCGCAGGTGGCCGAGATGGTCGCGCGCGCGAGCACCCAGTCGGACGCGGTGGCGCAGCGGCCGGTGGGCGCGGTGACCGCGGACATCACCCGCGAGCCGGGCCCGGGCGGGGAGAGCCCGCTCGGCAACCTGATCGCCGACGCCCAGCTCGCGGCGGCGCGGGAGCGCGGGGCGCAGCTGGCGCTCACCAATCCCGGCGGCATCCGCGCCGATCTGCTGTTCGACGCCGACGGCACCACCACCTACGGCGACGCGTACCAGGTGCAGCCGTTCGTCAACTCGCTCGAGGTCCGCACGCTGAGCGGGGCCCAGCTGCGGGCGGTCCTGGAGCAGCAGTTCCAGCCGCGGGCGGACGGCTCCGCGGCCGAGCTGATCCTGGCACCGTCGGCCTCGCTCACCTACCGCATCGACCGCAGCGCCCCGGTGGGATCCCGCATCGCCGACATCCGCGTCGCCGGCGCCCCGGTCGCCCCGGCCGGGAGCTACCGGGTGGCCGTCAACAAGTTCCTCGCCGACGGCGGCGACGGGTTCACGGCACTGCGCGGCGGCACCGAACCCGCCTCCGCCGGAACCGATCTCGACGCGCTCACCGGCTACCTGCGGGCCCACTCCCCCGTCGCGCCGCCCACACCGGGCCGCATCGCGATCTCGGCGCCCAACTGA